The proteins below come from a single Gossypium raimondii isolate GPD5lz chromosome 2, ASM2569854v1, whole genome shotgun sequence genomic window:
- the LOC105788203 gene encoding auxin response factor 9 isoform X2, with translation MANRGGVFSQTNNVSSEGNGGDDLYMELWKLCAGPLVEAPRARERVYYFPQGHMEQLEASTNQELNQRIPLFNLPSKILCSVVHIQFLAEQETDEVYAQITLMPEPNQPEPTTPDACPPEPPKPTVCSFCKVLTASDTSTHGGFSVLRKHATECLPPLDMNQATPTQELVAKDLHGYEWRFKHIFRGQPRRHLLTTGWSTFVTSKRLVAGDSFVFLRGESGELRVGVRRVARQQSSMPTSVISSQSMHLGVLATASHAVSTQTLFVVYYKPRTSQFIIGLNKYLEALNNKFTVGMRFKMRFEGEDSPERRFSGTIVGVEDFSPYWKDSKWRSLKVQWDEPASIPRPDRVSPWEIEPFAAPIPPTLGQPVAAKNKRPRPTAEIPALELPSTASAPWNSGVMHTHDLMRRNITAEANRNENHVIWHMQTEMSSSCSSVLKTQNEGSWLSSPCMSVSKHRFPDARDDSKCASGWPVLSGLSNPQVNNDSTFDPIEKVKKSETASSCRLFGIELINHSASSRQLERTPTQLSTMTASTAEGHHTLSPNNSCQKSEISKDSNEKQEQLQLQAKEIQSRQSCPSSTRSRTKVQMQGVAVGRAVDLAMLEGYDQLIDELEEMFDIKGELRPRNKWEIVYTDDEGDMMLVGDDPWQEFCSMVRRIFICLSQDVKKLSTGSKLPMACIEGGEGTVISSESIEN, from the exons ATGGCGAATCGGGGAGGGGTGTTTTCACAGACAAATAATGTTTCCTCCGAAG GAAATGGAGGAGATGATCTATACATGGAGTTATGGAAGTTATGTGCGGGACCCCTGGTTGAGGCTCCTCGAGCTAGAGAGAGAGTCTATTATTTTCCTCAAGGACATATGGAACAG TTGGAAGCGTCGACGAATCAGGAGTTGAATCAGAGGATTCCTTTGTTTAATCTTCCATCGAAGATACTTTGTAGTGTTGTTCACATTCAGTTTCTg GCTGAACAAGAAACAGATGAAGTTTATGCACAAATAACTTTGATGCCGGAGCCAAAT CAACCTGAGCCAACAACTCCTGATGCATGTCCTCCGGAGCCTCCAAAACCTACTGTCTGTTCTTTCTGCAAGGTTTTAACAGCCTCTGATACCAGCACTCATGGAGGTTTTTCTGTTCTTCGCAAACATGCCACTGAATGCCTTCCTCCACTG GACATGAACCAGGCAACGCCAACCCAGGAATTGGTTGCCAAGGATCTTCATGGCTATGAGTGGCGCTTTAAGCATATTTTTAGAG GCCAGCCAAGGAGGCATTTGCTCACAACGGGATGGAGTACATTTGTTACTTCCAAGAGATTAGTAGCTGGTGATTCCTTTGTGTTCTTGAG AGGGGAAAGTGGGGAGCTGCGCGTTGGAGTGAGGCGTGTTGCTCGTCAACAGAGCAGCATGCCTACATCAGTGATTTCAAGTCAGAGCATGCATTTAGGAGTCCTAGCAACTGCATCTCATGCCGTTTCAACACAAACCCTCTTTGTTGTCTACTATAAACCAAG GACAAGTCAGTTCATTATTGGGTTGAACAAATATTTAGAGGCTCTTAACAATAAGTTTACAGTTGGCATGAGGTTTAAGATGAGATTTGAAGGGGAGGATTCTCCTGAGAGAAG GTTTTCTGGCACAATCGTTGGGGTTGAAGACTTTTCTCCTTACTGGAAAGATTCAAAATGGCGTTCATTGAAG GTACAATGGGATGAACCTGCCTCTATACCAAGACCTGACAGGGTTTCACCATGGGAGATAGAACCCTTCGCTGCTCCTATTCCACCAACTCTGGGTCAACCTGTTGCTGCTAAGAACAAAAGGCCTAGACCAACTGCTGAAATTCCTGCTCTAG AATTACCTTCAACAGCATCAGCTCCTTGGAATTCTGGAGTTATGCATACCCATGATCTAATGCGGCGTAACATTACTGCCGAAGCAAACAGAAATGAAAATCATGTCATATGGCATATGCAGACTGAAATGAGCAGCAGTTGCAGCTCTGTCTTGAAGACTCAGAACGAAGGGAGCTGGCTATCTTCTCCTTGCATGAGTGTTTCTAAGCATCGATTTCCTGATGCAAGAGACGATAGCAAATGTGCATCTGGTTGGCCTGTTCTTTCAGGATTGTCAAACCCACAAGTGAACAATGATTCAACCTTTGATCCAATAGAAAAGGTAAAGAAATCTGAGACAGCTTCTAGCTGCCGATTGTTTGGCATTGAGTTGATAAACCACTCTGCTAGCTCAAGGCAATTGGAGAGGACACCTACCCAACTTTCTACTATGACTGCCAGTACAGCTGAAGGACATCATACCTTGTCACCTAATAATTCTTGCCAGAAGtctgaaatttcaaaagattCTAATGAGAAGCAGGAACAGTTACAATTACAAGCAAAAGAGATCCAGAGCAGGCAAAGTTGCCCTAGTTCTACAAGAAGTCGTACCAAg GTCCAGATGCAGGGGGTAGCCGTCGGTCGCGCTGTGGACCTGGCCATGTTGGAAGGGTACGATCAGCTTATAGATGAACTAGAGGAGATGTTTGATATTAAGGGAGAGCTTCGCCCTAGGAATAAGTGGGAGATTGTCTACACTGATGATGAAGGGGATATGATGCTTGTAGGCGATGACCCATGGCA GGAATTCTGTAGCATGGTAAGAAGAATATTTATCTGTTTAAGTCAGGATGTGAAAAAGCTGAGTACAGGAAGCAAACTTCCCATGGCTTGTATTGAAGGTGGTGAAGGAACTGTGATAAGCTCAGAgtcaattgaaaattaa
- the LOC105788203 gene encoding auxin response factor 9 isoform X1: MANRGGVFSQTNNVSSEVKGNGGDDLYMELWKLCAGPLVEAPRARERVYYFPQGHMEQLEASTNQELNQRIPLFNLPSKILCSVVHIQFLAEQETDEVYAQITLMPEPNQPEPTTPDACPPEPPKPTVCSFCKVLTASDTSTHGGFSVLRKHATECLPPLDMNQATPTQELVAKDLHGYEWRFKHIFRGQPRRHLLTTGWSTFVTSKRLVAGDSFVFLRGESGELRVGVRRVARQQSSMPTSVISSQSMHLGVLATASHAVSTQTLFVVYYKPRTSQFIIGLNKYLEALNNKFTVGMRFKMRFEGEDSPERRFSGTIVGVEDFSPYWKDSKWRSLKVQWDEPASIPRPDRVSPWEIEPFAAPIPPTLGQPVAAKNKRPRPTAEIPALELPSTASAPWNSGVMHTHDLMRRNITAEANRNENHVIWHMQTEMSSSCSSVLKTQNEGSWLSSPCMSVSKHRFPDARDDSKCASGWPVLSGLSNPQVNNDSTFDPIEKVKKSETASSCRLFGIELINHSASSRQLERTPTQLSTMTASTAEGHHTLSPNNSCQKSEISKDSNEKQEQLQLQAKEIQSRQSCPSSTRSRTKVQMQGVAVGRAVDLAMLEGYDQLIDELEEMFDIKGELRPRNKWEIVYTDDEGDMMLVGDDPWQEFCSMVRRIFICLSQDVKKLSTGSKLPMACIEGGEGTVISSESIEN, encoded by the exons ATGGCGAATCGGGGAGGGGTGTTTTCACAGACAAATAATGTTTCCTCCGAAG TTAAAGGAAATGGAGGAGATGATCTATACATGGAGTTATGGAAGTTATGTGCGGGACCCCTGGTTGAGGCTCCTCGAGCTAGAGAGAGAGTCTATTATTTTCCTCAAGGACATATGGAACAG TTGGAAGCGTCGACGAATCAGGAGTTGAATCAGAGGATTCCTTTGTTTAATCTTCCATCGAAGATACTTTGTAGTGTTGTTCACATTCAGTTTCTg GCTGAACAAGAAACAGATGAAGTTTATGCACAAATAACTTTGATGCCGGAGCCAAAT CAACCTGAGCCAACAACTCCTGATGCATGTCCTCCGGAGCCTCCAAAACCTACTGTCTGTTCTTTCTGCAAGGTTTTAACAGCCTCTGATACCAGCACTCATGGAGGTTTTTCTGTTCTTCGCAAACATGCCACTGAATGCCTTCCTCCACTG GACATGAACCAGGCAACGCCAACCCAGGAATTGGTTGCCAAGGATCTTCATGGCTATGAGTGGCGCTTTAAGCATATTTTTAGAG GCCAGCCAAGGAGGCATTTGCTCACAACGGGATGGAGTACATTTGTTACTTCCAAGAGATTAGTAGCTGGTGATTCCTTTGTGTTCTTGAG AGGGGAAAGTGGGGAGCTGCGCGTTGGAGTGAGGCGTGTTGCTCGTCAACAGAGCAGCATGCCTACATCAGTGATTTCAAGTCAGAGCATGCATTTAGGAGTCCTAGCAACTGCATCTCATGCCGTTTCAACACAAACCCTCTTTGTTGTCTACTATAAACCAAG GACAAGTCAGTTCATTATTGGGTTGAACAAATATTTAGAGGCTCTTAACAATAAGTTTACAGTTGGCATGAGGTTTAAGATGAGATTTGAAGGGGAGGATTCTCCTGAGAGAAG GTTTTCTGGCACAATCGTTGGGGTTGAAGACTTTTCTCCTTACTGGAAAGATTCAAAATGGCGTTCATTGAAG GTACAATGGGATGAACCTGCCTCTATACCAAGACCTGACAGGGTTTCACCATGGGAGATAGAACCCTTCGCTGCTCCTATTCCACCAACTCTGGGTCAACCTGTTGCTGCTAAGAACAAAAGGCCTAGACCAACTGCTGAAATTCCTGCTCTAG AATTACCTTCAACAGCATCAGCTCCTTGGAATTCTGGAGTTATGCATACCCATGATCTAATGCGGCGTAACATTACTGCCGAAGCAAACAGAAATGAAAATCATGTCATATGGCATATGCAGACTGAAATGAGCAGCAGTTGCAGCTCTGTCTTGAAGACTCAGAACGAAGGGAGCTGGCTATCTTCTCCTTGCATGAGTGTTTCTAAGCATCGATTTCCTGATGCAAGAGACGATAGCAAATGTGCATCTGGTTGGCCTGTTCTTTCAGGATTGTCAAACCCACAAGTGAACAATGATTCAACCTTTGATCCAATAGAAAAGGTAAAGAAATCTGAGACAGCTTCTAGCTGCCGATTGTTTGGCATTGAGTTGATAAACCACTCTGCTAGCTCAAGGCAATTGGAGAGGACACCTACCCAACTTTCTACTATGACTGCCAGTACAGCTGAAGGACATCATACCTTGTCACCTAATAATTCTTGCCAGAAGtctgaaatttcaaaagattCTAATGAGAAGCAGGAACAGTTACAATTACAAGCAAAAGAGATCCAGAGCAGGCAAAGTTGCCCTAGTTCTACAAGAAGTCGTACCAAg GTCCAGATGCAGGGGGTAGCCGTCGGTCGCGCTGTGGACCTGGCCATGTTGGAAGGGTACGATCAGCTTATAGATGAACTAGAGGAGATGTTTGATATTAAGGGAGAGCTTCGCCCTAGGAATAAGTGGGAGATTGTCTACACTGATGATGAAGGGGATATGATGCTTGTAGGCGATGACCCATGGCA GGAATTCTGTAGCATGGTAAGAAGAATATTTATCTGTTTAAGTCAGGATGTGAAAAAGCTGAGTACAGGAAGCAAACTTCCCATGGCTTGTATTGAAGGTGGTGAAGGAACTGTGATAAGCTCAGAgtcaattgaaaattaa
- the LOC105788203 gene encoding auxin response factor 9 isoform X3: protein MANRGGVFSQTNNVSSEVKGNGGDDLYMELWKLCAGPLVEAPRARERVYYFPQGHMEQLEASTNQELNQRIPLFNLPSKILCSVVHIQFLAEQETDEVYAQITLMPEPNQPEPTTPDACPPEPPKPTVCSFCKVLTASDTSTHGGFSVLRKHATECLPPLDMNQATPTQELVAKDLHGYEWRFKHIFRGQPRRHLLTTGWSTFVTSKRLVAGDSFVFLRGESGELRVGVRRVARQQSSMPTSVISSQSMHLGVLATASHAVSTQTLFVVYYKPRTSQFIIGLNKYLEALNNKFTVGMRFKMRFEGEDSPERRFSGTIVGVEDFSPYWKDSKWRSLKVQWDEPASIPRPDRVSPWEIEPFAAPIPPTLGQPVAAKNKRPRPTAEIPALASAPWNSGVMHTHDLMRRNITAEANRNENHVIWHMQTEMSSSCSSVLKTQNEGSWLSSPCMSVSKHRFPDARDDSKCASGWPVLSGLSNPQVNNDSTFDPIEKVKKSETASSCRLFGIELINHSASSRQLERTPTQLSTMTASTAEGHHTLSPNNSCQKSEISKDSNEKQEQLQLQAKEIQSRQSCPSSTRSRTKVQMQGVAVGRAVDLAMLEGYDQLIDELEEMFDIKGELRPRNKWEIVYTDDEGDMMLVGDDPWQEFCSMVRRIFICLSQDVKKLSTGSKLPMACIEGGEGTVISSESIEN, encoded by the exons ATGGCGAATCGGGGAGGGGTGTTTTCACAGACAAATAATGTTTCCTCCGAAG TTAAAGGAAATGGAGGAGATGATCTATACATGGAGTTATGGAAGTTATGTGCGGGACCCCTGGTTGAGGCTCCTCGAGCTAGAGAGAGAGTCTATTATTTTCCTCAAGGACATATGGAACAG TTGGAAGCGTCGACGAATCAGGAGTTGAATCAGAGGATTCCTTTGTTTAATCTTCCATCGAAGATACTTTGTAGTGTTGTTCACATTCAGTTTCTg GCTGAACAAGAAACAGATGAAGTTTATGCACAAATAACTTTGATGCCGGAGCCAAAT CAACCTGAGCCAACAACTCCTGATGCATGTCCTCCGGAGCCTCCAAAACCTACTGTCTGTTCTTTCTGCAAGGTTTTAACAGCCTCTGATACCAGCACTCATGGAGGTTTTTCTGTTCTTCGCAAACATGCCACTGAATGCCTTCCTCCACTG GACATGAACCAGGCAACGCCAACCCAGGAATTGGTTGCCAAGGATCTTCATGGCTATGAGTGGCGCTTTAAGCATATTTTTAGAG GCCAGCCAAGGAGGCATTTGCTCACAACGGGATGGAGTACATTTGTTACTTCCAAGAGATTAGTAGCTGGTGATTCCTTTGTGTTCTTGAG AGGGGAAAGTGGGGAGCTGCGCGTTGGAGTGAGGCGTGTTGCTCGTCAACAGAGCAGCATGCCTACATCAGTGATTTCAAGTCAGAGCATGCATTTAGGAGTCCTAGCAACTGCATCTCATGCCGTTTCAACACAAACCCTCTTTGTTGTCTACTATAAACCAAG GACAAGTCAGTTCATTATTGGGTTGAACAAATATTTAGAGGCTCTTAACAATAAGTTTACAGTTGGCATGAGGTTTAAGATGAGATTTGAAGGGGAGGATTCTCCTGAGAGAAG GTTTTCTGGCACAATCGTTGGGGTTGAAGACTTTTCTCCTTACTGGAAAGATTCAAAATGGCGTTCATTGAAG GTACAATGGGATGAACCTGCCTCTATACCAAGACCTGACAGGGTTTCACCATGGGAGATAGAACCCTTCGCTGCTCCTATTCCACCAACTCTGGGTCAACCTGTTGCTGCTAAGAACAAAAGGCCTAGACCAACTGCTGAAATTCCTGCTCTAG CATCAGCTCCTTGGAATTCTGGAGTTATGCATACCCATGATCTAATGCGGCGTAACATTACTGCCGAAGCAAACAGAAATGAAAATCATGTCATATGGCATATGCAGACTGAAATGAGCAGCAGTTGCAGCTCTGTCTTGAAGACTCAGAACGAAGGGAGCTGGCTATCTTCTCCTTGCATGAGTGTTTCTAAGCATCGATTTCCTGATGCAAGAGACGATAGCAAATGTGCATCTGGTTGGCCTGTTCTTTCAGGATTGTCAAACCCACAAGTGAACAATGATTCAACCTTTGATCCAATAGAAAAGGTAAAGAAATCTGAGACAGCTTCTAGCTGCCGATTGTTTGGCATTGAGTTGATAAACCACTCTGCTAGCTCAAGGCAATTGGAGAGGACACCTACCCAACTTTCTACTATGACTGCCAGTACAGCTGAAGGACATCATACCTTGTCACCTAATAATTCTTGCCAGAAGtctgaaatttcaaaagattCTAATGAGAAGCAGGAACAGTTACAATTACAAGCAAAAGAGATCCAGAGCAGGCAAAGTTGCCCTAGTTCTACAAGAAGTCGTACCAAg GTCCAGATGCAGGGGGTAGCCGTCGGTCGCGCTGTGGACCTGGCCATGTTGGAAGGGTACGATCAGCTTATAGATGAACTAGAGGAGATGTTTGATATTAAGGGAGAGCTTCGCCCTAGGAATAAGTGGGAGATTGTCTACACTGATGATGAAGGGGATATGATGCTTGTAGGCGATGACCCATGGCA GGAATTCTGTAGCATGGTAAGAAGAATATTTATCTGTTTAAGTCAGGATGTGAAAAAGCTGAGTACAGGAAGCAAACTTCCCATGGCTTGTATTGAAGGTGGTGAAGGAACTGTGATAAGCTCAGAgtcaattgaaaattaa